In Brassica napus cultivar Da-Ae chromosome C2, Da-Ae, whole genome shotgun sequence, the sequence GGTTTTAGCTGATCAAACTGTTAGTtctataatcattttttttgttttgaatttaaatatagtagattttatttatgatacaatcatttgttattattaGGGTGCTAAAGTTCAGTGCTCCTGCAAGAGAACTCTCATTAAGCGAGTTCAACGTAGCCTTCCTCTTGGAAAATGGCGTGTTATTCAGAATGTGAAGATATCTGGAACGGGTGGCAAATACAAACCAACAAACCTGGGCTATAAGATGAATATCACAAACGATACTGTTTTTGCAGATTCCGATCTCACTGACGATAGCAGCTTTTAATCTCTAGCAAGTTACAATGAGATATTGGATGGAAGTGTTAATACTAAGTGTCTTATTGGTATATAATTTTGAACTACTTCTCttagattatttttatcttttcaatACTACATATTCTGACTAGCGTTACTATAATTATTTATGACAGACATAATAGGCCAAGCTATTGATATTGGTGAAGTTCAGATCATCCAAGTCCATAATGTAGACAGGAAAAGGATTCTATTTCGCTTACGAGACAACAAGTATTAGATCGTAACTTAGATTGATTTCAATGAACTTATattgatttcaaaaaaaataatatgttttcatGTGTGTAAAACAGTTGTAATTCTTTGGCATGTTGTCTTTGGGGCCGTTATGCTGAGCAAATCGAACATCATCGTGAGAAACATGTTGGTGAAGACATTGTTTGCTTGCTAAGATTGGCTAAAATCAGTGAGTTTGGAggtatgaaaatatataattacctgcgctttaatatgaaatatttatgcgatttaataattttttttaaactatcaAAATTGTAGGTGAAGTTCAAATAACAAATGCATTTGACGCATCACTTTTGGATCTCAATCCAACTATGGCTGAGGCTTTGGATTTCAAAGAGAAGTAGAATATTTAGCTTAGCAAATATTttacttacttatttttttattcaaataattaatttgtttcttttactTAATAAATGAACTCAGGCTCAAAAATATGGACCTTCCTCTAGCTGGGAATGAACAGAATGACCCGAAAAAGGATCTTCTCAAAGTTGCTGATGATTGGGATGATGTTGGTATCATTTTGATTTCTGAGTTACAGGAAACTTCTGAGGTTTGTTTGTAAAAGTTCAAACTTATAACTAATATTAATTATGCGGCATATTTTTTTCACATTTTGATCTCATGTACCCTATTTGATACAACTAATTGTAGCTCGAGAACGTTAAGATCGTGTGTTCGGTGGAATCAGTAGATACTGATTGGGCGTGGTACTATTTTGGATGTAAGGGTTGTGGCAAGATTGTTACTAGGATCAGAAGGTCTGTGTCTGGCAAGCTTGCTAAACCTCTGTTCCGTTGTGCTGGGTGTCGTACCAATGGATCTAATGTCGTTCCAAAGTAagattgttttcatttttgtctaaATGAACTTTTTATCAATAagtttatatatcaaaacaaaAGTACATGTTGTCCTAACATTGAATTATCATGACAGATTCAAACTTCATTTGATTGTTCATGATGACACTGGAGACTGTAAACTCGTGTTGCTTGGCTCTATTGCAAAAAGCATCATCGGTTTTGAAGCACAGGAGCTTTGGGATGGTTCTTATGAAGAGGTAAGTTTGTGTCTATACaacttgaataaaaaaaatgtattatctaaatttttattttccagaTTGAAGATCCAGAAAATTTGCCTCAACCAATACTGGATTTGGTAGGCAAATCTTTCTGTTTTGGACTCTGTCCCTCTGATTCCGGATCCGAGATCTATAAGGTTTCAAAAGTCTGGTCTGGAGATATTATTCACCAAATTGAAACTGAATCAGAACCAGTCACCCTTATAGAAGGTTGTTCATCCACTGTGTCTTCTGGTGGGGTACGTGTTTCTGAAATCTAGAATGATTTATCCTATTGATGTTATTTTAAGTTGTTGACCAAATGTTTGTTATTTCTTTGGAATGTAGGTTATGTTGCAGGATGTTGAGAATCATGCATCATCAGGAGATTGTGCAACTCCTTTctcgaaaagaaaagaaactgaTTCAGAACTGGCAGACATAACATCTACTTCAAAGAAGTTGTGCACTCCCACAGTCAAGACTGAAAAATCTAAGATCGATTAGTTTTTTCGAAGCTGAAGGACTACCTATGTTTCTTGCTGGCCTATACCTATGTTTTTTGCTTtgagtgtttttattttagttttttgctTCCGTTGTTTGTTTCTGCACTTTAAGTTTTTTAATAAGTGGATTTTAAGTGGATTTTTTGTTCTCTGATCTTTTATAATAAAGTAGCctttttttcttagtttatattttctataaagaATATCATCAACTAACTTTACTAACCAAACAACTTAGCACATTCTATTGTTCGTCTAACTAAAGTTAATCTATAAAgcaataaattttgttttaaaatattgggTACCTTAGACATTCAAAATATTTAGTGGAAGAATTATTCCGGCCATTGAATATCCCCACGTTCAATATGAATGTTTCTCCTGcatataatcataaaaaaataaaacatcagAATATAATATGCTAACGAAATTGTAGAGGTTCACATTTAGGAAaacttaattaatcaaaaatatgtATTGATTATACTGAGAATAACAGATGTACCACTTTACATGAAAAAATTCACATTTAACATTTATACAATTTGGAAATTTGGTTACCCTAATATTAAGCCGCTTTTTTATTGCAAAAACTTAATCAGAAAAGTGGATATTGAGTTGCAATCGCAATCATCGCGTCAAACACCCTTTTGTATCTGAAAAACCTAAGGTGAAAAGCTCTACTCACGTAttatgaaaaggaaaagaaggGGGGTTCATGGTAGTGGAAACGAAAATCTTCCTACCAGTTCTACTTATAATAGACAAATAAGTCCTGCAGGCTTACAGAACCAAGTTATACCACTTCGTGATTGCTCGGATTCTACTGTGCCATTGACATCTGTTTTTAATAGGGTTTACCAGACCATCGGATCCTCACCATCTACAACTACCTTTGACCCATTACATGCTGCACAGGGTAGTAGTTCGGCTTCACCTCACACACCATCTACTGCTCCAGTTCGTTTGTTTGTTCAGCCTGCTGCTTATAAATACTAATCCCAATCTATTACTTTTCTCATCACATCATCACCTGTTCTAACATGAAAATATGTTATTGCTGTGATATCTTCTTAGGTGTGGATTTTACTCTAAACCAACCATCATGTTCAACAGTTCATAGAAGTTGTCTGACTAATGCGAACTGTGAGTTAAACAAAACTTTATATTGTTCTTAATATGTACATGTTTACTTAAAATATCATCTGTTACTATTTTGTAGTGTCATTCCGTCCAAACTGTACTAGATCCAAAACACCTCTATCCCAGaatagaaagagaagaagaaagcccCCACGTTCTGTCTTGGATGATATTACtaatatttcacattctttatcTAATGGAAAcgaaaaaacaacaacaaacataCATTGTGATATCAATCAAGAGGATGATGAACTGCTTGACGATGATTTTGTTGGAGGTACTAATCCCTACGTGTATAATCTGCAAATTAGTTATAttgctaagtttttttttcttatggcCTTTGTTTTAGGTATCTCTCATTATGAAGGCGAGCTTGATTTCGATTTTAGTTCTCAAGAAAGTTCAGACTCTGAACTTGAAGCGGACAATGTAGAGGTTTATGCTACACCAGCCACTGATCCGTATCGCCCCCCACCATTTTGTATGAAATCAATTTTGGAACGCTGCCAAAATCGTGAACGGAGGTCAACTAAGGTTCTAAATAAACGAAAAGAAGAAGGTTATTTCATGTCTATTTTTACAACTTTTATAGTATCCTGAATTTGGCAAAAAAATCAATTGCTTATACTGCTCATTTGATTTCACCTGAGCAGAGTATCTTGATGAGGGCGATCCAGATTACTCATGCTCTCATTGTGGTGCTATTATGTGGTTTGGCGAAAGGTTAAACATACGTAGAAATGCTTCAAAGCCTACATTTTCACTATGTTGTTTGCAAGGTCAAGTTCAGTTGCCATTACTAAAAGAACCACCATTGGTGCTGAAAAAGCTGATGGAAGGAGATGACATACTAAGCAAGCATTTCCAGAAGAATATGAGGCCTTATAACATGGCTTTCTCATTTACTTCCCTTGGGGAAAAGTTGAAAGATCAGTTCAGAAGGGCATAGGACCTTCTATGTTTCAGCTTCAAGGAGAAAATTATCATCTAATGGGAAGTCTACAACCAAATGATGGAAATGAAGCCAAGTTTGGTCAGCTATATATAGTAGACACTGAACATGAAGTTGAAAATAGAGTGAACTGTTTGAGGTAAATTTAAACCTCACTCTCCCAATAAACCAAACCATTACTCATTTATGTATGACATTGCATTTAATAGTAGAGTTtgaatgatttatttatttctgaTGTCTATGGTTTCATTTCTTTACagcaaaggaaaaggaaatttcaaaacaaagaagaaagataGGCTCAAGGAGGAGATTATTGACATGTTGAGGAAGATGTTGAATGAAGTTAATCCTTATGTGAAGCAGTTCAGATCAGCTAAAGATCGATTTAGGACAGATCCTGATGATGCGTTTCACATGCGTATTGTGAGTGATCGCTTACAGGATGGAAGAACTTATAATACTCCCACGGCTACTGAAGTTGCCGCACTCATTCCTGGTGATTTTAATCTAGATATGAATAACAGAGATATTGTTCTTCAGCAACAATCAGGAAAGCTTCTAAGGATAAACGAGATTCATGCTTCTTACCTTGCACTGCAGTATCCTCTATTGTTTACTTATGGAGAAGACGGATTCAGACTGGGTATTAAAAAAGGTGTCACAGCagcaacaaaaaaactaaagaagCCTAATATCAGTATGAGACAATTCTTTGCTTATCGTCTTCATGAGCGTAAGAATGAGTCCCACTGTCTCTTACATTCTAGGCGACTCTTTCAGCAATTCATCGTTGATGCCTTTACAACTATTGAGTCAAACCGCTTACGATATTTGAAGTTCAACCAGTCTACTCTACGGTCTGATAGTTATGATTCTATAAAGGAGTCTGAAAATGCTGGAAGGATTGATATGCATGAGCAAGGGACAGAGTTCATATTGCCAGCTTCTTTTGTTGGGAGTCCtagatatatgaaaaataacTACTTGGATGCTATGACAATATGTAAGCATTTTGGATTTCCGGATCTATTCATTACTTTTACCTGCAATCCCAAATGGCCAGAGATCACAAGGTATCTGAAGAAAAGGAATTTAAAAGCGGAGGACAGACCGGACATTATTTGTAGGCTATTCAAGATGAAACTTGAATCATTGATGGACGATTTGACAAAAAAGAATATGCTTGGGCAGACTGTGGCATGTAAGTTTAACTACTGAAATATCTACATTATCTTTATTCGTTTCCAATTCATCactaactattttttaattttttttttgtgacagcAATGTATACTATCGAGTTTCAAAAACGTGGCTTACCCCATGCCCATATTCTCTTATTTCTCCACCCCACCAGCAAGCTTCCAAACACAGACGACATTGACAAGATTATATCTGCAGAAGTACCTAACAAGGTGGAGGAACCAGAACTCTATGATGTGATTAAAGATATGATGATTCATGGTCCTTGTGGAGCTGCTAACATGAATTCTCCATGTATGGAGAATGGATTGTGTTCAAAGTCATATCCAAAAGCATTTTCTGTGAAAACTACAATTAATAAAGAAGGGTTTCCTATTTACAGAAGGCGTGAGCAATCAGAGAGTTTTGTTGAGAAGAATGGGGTTAGATGTGATAACCGATATGTTATTCCTTACAACAAAAAGCTATCTCTTCGTTATAGAGCTCACATTAATGTAGAGTGGTGCAACCAAGCTGGCTCTATTATGTACTTATTTAAGTACATTAATAAAGGACAGGATCGTGTAACAGTTGCTGTTGAACCTCCTGCTCATATCGTAGACAGCATATTGGCAAATGCACCTGTCCAGCCTCCTGCCAGTACGGATTCAAATATGACTTCAAATGCCACCGGAAATATTGTTGATGGCACTGAAGGAAGtcttgagaagaagaagaatgaaatCAAGGACTTTTTTGATTGCAGGTACATTCTatattcaaaaagtttttttttaatactaaatAGTATTCACTTTTTGTTGATACCGATTATTTTTTTGCAGATATGTTTCTGCTTGTGAAGGGACTTGGAGAATTTTCAAGTTTCCAATTCACTTTAGGTCTGTATCAGTTGAGAAGCTGAGTTTTCATCTACCCGGTAAACAAATAGTTTTCTTCAAGGGGAAGGATAAACTGAAAGCTGTTGTCACTCGAAAACTCATCGAGAATACAATGTTCTTGGCATGGTTTGAGCTGAATAAGATTGATGATCTTGCGAAAACTCTGACCTATGCGCAGATACCTAACTTCTTTACATATaacaagaagcagaagaagtGGATCAGGCGAAAAAGAGGTTTTAGCATTGGGAGGATTAACTATGCTCCGCGGAAACAGGAAGATGCTTACTTTTCGCGTGTGTTGTTGAACATCGTTAAAGATCCAACCAGTTATGAAGACTTTAAAACATATGATGGTGTTCTTTACCCTAGCTACAAGGCAGCATGTTTTGCTCGTGGGTTACTAGATGATGATCAAGAGTATATAGATGATATTTTAAGGAGAAGTTATGAAAGCACAGCAAGTGAACTGCGacaattttttgttatgatgcTGATGAATGACAGTTTATCTATGCTAGAGGTTGTTTGGGAACGTACATGGGAGTGCCTTTCAGAAGATATTGAGTATAACCGAAGAAAATACTTCAAACGACcaggtaatatttttttttgtttaaccaaAAACCGATTCAccaaagtaattttttttgtagtattCTGACTTTCTCTATGTTTTTCTAGGGTTATTGATCAGTGacgaagataaaaaaaaatatgcctTGCAAGAGATTGACAATCTTTTGAGGCGTAATGGTACTTATCTGGGAAAATTTGAGACTATGCCAAAACTGCCAAAGACAAGGACCCAGGATTCAAATGTCTTGATACTGGATGAGAGAAACTATTCACCTGAGTTGCTGCTACAAACTCTTGACCAAGACTGCCGTAAAATGACAGACGAGCAAAAAAAAGTATATGATGAGATACTTTCGGCTGTGGATGATGGAATTGGTGGAATGTTCTTTCTTGATGGATTTGGTGGTACTGGAAAAACATTTCTCTGGAAATTACTTTCTGCAACTATTAGAAGTCGAGGTGATATTGTGTTAAATGTTGCATCCAGTGGCATTGCTTCGTTGTTGTTGCAAGGTGGTAGGACAGCTCATTCAAGATTTGGGATTCCACTAAATCCCGATGAATTTTCCTCGTGTACTATATCGCATGGATCTGATCAGGCTAATTTAGTGAAGGAGTCTTCACTCATTATATGGGACGAAGCACCAATGATGAGCAAGTTTTGTTTTGAAGCACTTGATAGAAGCTTGTCTGATATCATGGGTAACAATAGTGTCAATCCTTTTGGTGGAAAAGTAATTGTTTTTGGGGGTGATTTTAGGCAGGTTCTCCCTGTAATTAATGGAGCTGGAAGGGCCGAAATTGTGTTGGCGGCGCTGAATTCATCATATCTTTGGGAACACTGCAAAGTGCTTAAACTCACAAAGAATATGCGATTGTTATCAGATTGTTTGTCAGTTGAAGAAGCAAAGGATCTTAAGGAGTTTTCAGAGTGGATACTGAAAATTGGGGATGGAAAAGTTAACGAGCCTAATGATGGCGAAGCAGAGATTGAAATTCCTTCTCAGTTTTTGATTACTGACGCGGACGAACCTATAGAAGCAATCAGCAAAGCTGTGTACGGTGATTCTATTTCCCTTCAAGAAAACAAGGACCCTAAGTTTTTCCAAGAAAGAGCTATTTTGTGTCCAACAAATGAGGATGTTAATATGATTAACGAGTACATGCTGGATAGACTTGCTGGTATATTTTAATGCTTCACGCCTAATTTTTAGTTTCTGTTTTTCTAATACTTTTCTAACGCTTAACTTTTTTCTATTACAGGTGATGAGAAGATCTATATTAGTGCTGATAGTATAGATCCATCAGATAAAATATCTGTTAACAATGAAGCATTGGGTCCAGACTTCCTTAACACTATCAAAGTTTCTGGTGTGCCAAACCATAGCcttagactcaaggttggttgTCCTGTGATGGTTTTAAGAAACATTGATCCGTCTGCTGGTTTAATGAATGGAACAAGACTTCAGATCACTGAACTAATGGATTTTATGGTTCGAGCAAAGATTATAACTGGAGAAAAGGTGGGGCGGACAGTTGATATCCCTAGGTTGTCAATAACACCATCAGACACAAGATTACCATTTAAGATGCGTAGAAGGAAATTACCCTTGGCTGTGGCGTTTGCAATTACTATAAATAAAAGTCAAGGTCAATCATTATCTGAAGTTGGTATCTTTCTCCCAAGACCCGTGTTTTCACATGGACAGCTCTATGTTGGTATTTCAAGGGTTACATCTAAAAACGGTTTGAAGATATTGATTGTGGACAAAGATGGGAAACCTCAGGCCAAAACTATGAATGTTGTGTTCAAAGAGATATTCAACAATCTCTGACATATTCAGTGATCAGGTATGTGATTTCCATCTACTTGCGTGATTGAGTgagaaagtttttttaaatagtttatctATTCTTATCATGATTCAGACACACATGGAATTCAAGAAGACTGGTTGAGAAGATTGTCGTTCTAGACTCATCAGTGTTTTGACGTTGTTTTGTTTTACAGAAGTTAATTCTCAGGATTATgcctttttttatttgtttcaagattttttttttgtatttcgtATTGTTACATAAACAATTATTCGCAAGAATCCTTAAATTCATTATTATTCAACCGTGACTATACCGTAAACTAAAATATATCGAAACAGTGTCTTTTCTAATCCTATATGACCAAATTTTTCATGTAAAGTGATACCAATGACATGTTCTGTTACCAATAACTTCAATCAAAATTCTTCAAGCAATCTCCAGTTACCCTCCTAACTACCATTTTTCAGTTCCAAGCCTAATTACTATAGTGTTAAGCTATTAAAAATGCACTAACCTTAATATGGATTGCATCACGTTTTGTTTCTCTCCCATGTCTTTCACCTCCTGACAAAGCTCTGGCCCTAAAGATGCCATCATTCACCTGctcataaatatatacatagataAGTGAACTGACTAAAATACTATaagatgattaaaaaaaaattagtcatATACTTATCTGTCTAACGCAATGCTTCGGTAGGAACTTGCTTAGTGACCACCATTATACAATTATTTAGTTTGTTCTGTAAAATGAAGATAAAGATTAGTTAACAGTTgctattttacaaatataaaatatttcaatgaaATTTAACCAAGCACGATCATATTATAATTTAGACAAGGTGTTCTTCGTACACTTTTAAATCATTCCaatattttgttgttaaaaaattaagattaagTGGTAGTTATAGATCAAAAACAATTATACAGATTAGATTgacctttttcttttaaatatggaaccattgtctacaaaatctttaaaatataatataacatcaCCTCGACAGATCGTATGAGATGAAGTTGTGTACGAGATGAAGATCTGATTGTTCCAAGTTTGATCTACCAAGTTTGAAGATCTGATTGTTCCATGATCGTACGAGATGAAGTCATCGGTGGATCCATCAAGTTTGAAGATCTGATTGCTTGCATGTCTAATATCTCCAAATCACTGTAAGATCTGCAAGTTCAATATATATCTaaacaaaaaacttaattaaagTACTTGATTAGGGTTACAGTTGATTACCTTGCATAGCTCTTCAGATGGAATTAGAATTCTCGATCATCTATCTTTGTTAGAAGGAATTCGAGGTGCAGAAtcggatttgtttttgttttcttctcattgaagaagaaagagagaccgcacaaaaaaagaaagagataagAGAACATTAACCGTTTGCCAAAACCgagtttccaaaaaaaaaatatctgctTCCCGGAAAAAAAACTGTTACACATGGACTTTTAAAATTATGGGCCCTTTTCAATGCTAAATGACCCAAAAGGTTTTCTATTTAACACAAACTCAAGCTTTTAATTAAATTGTAACTTTTTCAATATTATtcataatcttaaaaaaaaacttttacaaatattaataaaatttaaaataagttatTTTTCATAGCAGTTGAATAAATTAATTTCCATAAAAAAGTATACATTATTTATCTATTTCATATATCATACTAactcataatttttaatttcatctTATTTTAATGGTCGTCAATAGAAATGTGGTCAACCTAAAATTACCTTTTCACACTGTGATCAATTTTGTAATCAAATTATGTTAcaacaatttttatattatgtgaTGTTTTATTGTCATCATTTGTATTATAATTTTGATACATTATATAATGGTGTAAAAATTTCTGATTACGTTACGTAAACAGAAAAAAACACCCGCCCGGTCGGGCGGGTCCAGATCTAGTTCATGATTCATTGGCATTCTTGGAGCTTTAAATACATTGATGTGATGGTGACGATGACATATTGAGGAGAGAGGTTAGCATTTTGTGGTAAAAATGGAACAAAGATCATTAGTGGGATTTAAAAAGAAGAatgaattatttgaaaaaaaaactttgatttcacTAAAGATTAAAAAAGGGAGAGAAAGAGATCAATGGAAGAGATGGAGAGTCTGGAAAAAAGAGAAAACGGCAGAGATAGAGTgggaaagaaagagaaacaagATGAGTTTAGAACATGGGTAAAACGGTCGCTCTATGTATATATTGCTACAGAGATTAAGGGTTTCCATGTATTTATGACAATTTCCAAATTTTGGTTGTTTTTGTGTATATACATCAAAttatcccaaaaaaaaattatactaaagAACAAGAAAGCTGAATTTTTGttctattttgaaaaatttcccGATTAAAATGTCTTTAGGTTGTTGCCCCGGAAAAATATAAGAGAGGTCTTTAGCTTATTCAATGTTGATAGACATTCAATGATGATagacaatatatatacttttaagttTATAAATGTAGGTATAATTATAGATACTAGGATAGGACCCGCGCCTTGTGCGggaaaaacattatatatactatttttatgtattatatgttcttttatatatttataaaataagaaatatatattgaaaaattaaaaagtcagtaactattacatataaaattaaattgatgtgaacacataaataaatttcattaatccaaacaattactttttctattttatattgtatatatttaaattaaaatgacgttaacatatatataatatgtatttttagtattgatatatattaaatgatgctttcttctcatatgtttattttatcatttgtacATCGATGGATCTATGACAATGAGGCTATGTCAGTGGCATGACGACAGCTCCGGTGCTGATAGGTGAAGAATGATGACTCCAGCGGCGGGACATGGCTTGCTCTCCAGAGATGGTGTGAACACAAGAAGAACATGGAGAGAAGGGAAAGGTGGTGAATGCATCGTGAAAAGAAGTCAAATGGTTAGGAAAATAAAACGGGGCTGAGCTCTCACTCTCTCCACGACGTTGACGGCTCCAAAGGAAGAAGAGAATGTGTAGGCTtttatatatttaggtataaatGCACACGTACACAATTAAAATGATCGGGAAAGCTTtggtttaataataattaaacaatcaaaCCGGTTTATctcaatgaaaataaataaaactaaaccaaCTTGAAACCGGATAGTAACATTTATTCTAGAGTTAGATCAGATTTTTTAGGAAGAAGAATGCTAGAATCCTTTCTTATTGTTTTGGATGTTGGTGTATGAGAACTAGAATGCTTAATCTAATGTATAACTTTGGTATTTTCTTCTGTTTATGGTTTTTACAGTTATGAATGATACACCAAACAACTACCATCAAACTAAGCTAACTATAAACTCTAAACAAACCCTAAACGAGACCCTAAACGACATGGAGAAATCATATATATTGAAGAAGAAAAGGTTAActcgatttttattttatttttttttgacaaggaAATCGGCATCTATACGGTTTAGGAAAGTTAGaagattacaaatatttttggaatattttcatAACAGAACTGCCAAAAATTTTGGAAATTAGGTTTTCTTATCTGTAGAATGTACCTTCTACACTACATAGAAACCATACAACAATTCCATAAGCAGATTCTACTATATGTAACCTTTTGAAGGAAAAGTAGATTTCGTATTCCTAAAATTTTAGAATTGCTTAAAAAGTAGAAACTAGATTCAGAGAAAATGTAGCAACCTTTACAATGCTTAGACTTCGCATTTTTCATATTTagaatttcatttaaaaatagaatattggtTCTAGAGAAAGTAGATTAACTTGTTTAACCTGGAATTTTTATCAAGCCATTTTTCGTAGAAGATGAAGTCTACTttctataaaacataatttaaatttttaatttaactaGTTTTTCAACCGAAAAATACCAGTTTGTCTATATAGGTATTTcatctatttttcatttttttattcataaaactatttatttcattaagttttaaaatggaaagggtaaaaaaaagaaaaaagaccaaaaaaaaaaaattaggtctCATATACCTAGAAAAATCCATATTTAAGTAAATACCCTAAACACTATTGATATTTCTAAACCCCAGTATTGTCCCTACCCCTGCCATGCCCTGCCTTTCTCTGCCCTTGCCCCTGTCCAAactctcttcttccttctctctctcgtAATCCCTTACACAAAACAAATGAATTCGtcttctctttttatttctaCCATTGTGAATCCAACGAATACTACCTTCTTGACGAGTTCATCTACAATAGTTTTTTGCCAGTCTGTTTGATGTCGACCACAATTTTGAAGGTTTCAAGCAAGTAAATGACACTACAAGAGATATCTTTTCAATCCACGTGTTGATAAAATCATATGATCGCATGGATGTTACCAACCATTTTGGTGtcgtaattttaaaattgtctCTTGATGTTACCAAAAAGATGTGGTTTGATGCATGATTTGTAAATTTTACATAATGTATTGTTATTAACTCATACATGTTTTTTTAGCTGTTacaaaacatgttttcttttaaaaatttgtggGTAAGATGTTTAAGTAGCTTGTGTTAGctatatatgatttgttaaatGCTATAAAATAAGTTGTAAGGCTAACTTAATCATTATCTGTTTAACTTCTATATTTTTTACTGTTGAAATTATCGTATCTTATGTAAACTAATAAGTTACCTCTACCATATGTTATACGtgctaaataatatattacatttaaatcattGCTTTTGTTATATGAtaagtataattttataataaacaaGTTATCCACTAACAATTTATATGACATCTTGAGTTAAAGCTTAGTGTTAAACTTGCTTTGTACAAAATAGT encodes:
- the LOC106379579 gene encoding ATP-dependent DNA helicase PIF1-like, which translates into the protein MPKLPKTRTQDSNVLILDERNYSPELLLQTLDQDCRKMTDEQKKVYDEILSAVDDGIGGMFFLDGFGGTGKTFLWKLLSATIRSRGDIVLNVASSGIASLLLQGGRTAHSRFGIPLNPDEFSSCTISHGSDQANLVKESSLIIWDEAPMMSKFCFEALDRSLSDIMGNNSVNPFGGKVIVFGGDFRQVLPVINGAGRAEIVLAALNSSYLWEHCKVLKLTKNMRLLSDCLSVEEAKDLKEFSEWILKIGDGKVNEPNDGEAEIEIPSQFLITDADEPIEAISKAVYGDSISLQENKDPKFFQERAILCPTNEDVNMINEYMLDRLAGDEKIYISADSIDPSDKISVNNEALGPDFLNTIKVSGVPNHSLRLKVGCPVMVLRNIDPSAGLMNGTRLQITELMDFMVRAKIITGEKVGRTVDIPRLSITPSDTRLPFKMRRRKLPLAVAFAITINKSQGQSLSEVGIFLPRPVFSHGQLYVGISRVTSKNGLKILIVDKDGKPQAKTMNVVFKEIFNNL